The sequence TACCAGGGCAACAACACCAATTTGACTGAGGATCAGAAATTCACTCTCGCTTCGGGTGGCGCTCCTCATCTTGAGCACATGATGCTAACCGGCGAGACGGTGATCGATGGTCCCGAGATCATCTGGATGAATTGTTTCAAGGAACTCAGTAGCACATCGATCGACAACGGCTACACCGCGCGGCGGTGGGGGACTTTTGCGTGCTTCGACAATGTCATGGTGGATATGTTCCGCAAGGTTTTGGATGGAACCGTTCGCATTCCCTCTCGCCAGGAGGTTATTGACCGCACGAAAGTCGTGGTCGTTAACAACGTGAATTCCGGCGGCAACGATGCCATTTACAGCTCGCCGGACACCCTCTTCGAAGGACTTTACCGAATGGAGGGGGATGGCGGCTACCTCGATGGCAACTACCAGAACAATAAAAGCTTCTTCAAGAAAACGGGGCGCTACCCCACCATTCCGACAGTCTACCTGCTGGACGATGCGGCGGCCAACTCCTTCCAGGTCAAGATCAACAAATCGACCTACGCGACCCGCTGGCCGACGATTGCGGCCAAGCAGGCCGAACTCAACAGCTTGTTCCCCTCGGAATACACGGGCGACCTTTACGCAGGACGCCTCGAGAACGGATGGGTAACCTACAACCCCTACAAGACCAATCAAAGCGCAAGCGGGTCCATTCCCTTCAAATACAACACCTGTGACCACATGGACCTGACCTATTCCAGGTACACGTCCGGAGTCATCAAGGAATACGCGAACAAGGTGACGTTCTACCTCACCAACTACCAGAACGAGATCGATACCAGTTTGAAGACGGACACGATCAAGATCTACGGGGCCACATCGGAGCCGACCTGGTCCTATACGGACCGGGCTAGCCACCAGGCCAGTGTGGTGACCAAGAGTTGGACTGGGGGCATACTGACGCTGACCGTTCAGCATAATGGCGCGCTCGATTTAACGGTCAATTGTTCTGGAGCCGGGACGGGCCGTTTGACTGCTTATACCCCAGCCGTGCTCACCCCGCCTGCCGCGCCTCTGGCCTATCCGGGCATCCGTCAGTATGAGGCGGAATGCTTCGACTACAAGAACATCACCGGGATTACGACCAGTGCGTACGCGGGTAGCATCCGCAACTACACGGGGCAGGGATACCTGCAATTCGGCAACGGCTCCACCGCCGCTGTGCGCGATGCCGTGACCGCTCCGAAGGCTGGCACTTACCGGCTCGAGACCCGCTATGCGGTGACAACGGGCAATATCGGTTCCGTCGACCTCTACGTGAACGGAACCAAGGTGGCGACGCCCCTATTCAACCAGACCGCGACGTTGAGCGATTGGGCTGTCCACAAGCAAGCCATCACGCTGAATGCCGGCTCCAATACCATCGAGTTTCGAGCCAATGCCACCGGAGGAGGATCGTTGTACTTCGATAGCATCGCTATTGTCCCGACGGCGTATGACGGTGGTGTGGTCATCCAGGAGAACAAGACGGGATTCGTTGGAGTGGATGGCACGGTTGACAGCGACAACGCCGGTTTCACAGGCGATGGGTTTGCCAATACGATCGATGCGGCAGGGGCCGGGATCGACTGGAGCGTTTGCCTTGATGGATCGCCGGTAAAGGCGTTCCGGTTCCGCTATGCGAGCCTGTCGGATACGACCGCCGACCTGTCTGTGAATGGAAGCAACGTTGCTTCATCCATTCAATTTCCGGCCACTGGATCACTTTCGAGCTGGGATTATGTCACAGTCCATGTCGCAGCAGGGGAGGGGATCTCCAATGTGCGGCTTCAGGCGACCACCAGCACGGGACTGCCGAACATCGATTACGTGGAGGTGATCGGAGGCGGAACGACCCCGATTCAGAGTATTGAACCGTCCGCCGATGCATACGTGAGAGCGGGAGGCGACGCCGGCAGCAATTTCGGCACGAGTGCCGAGCTGGTGGTGAAGAATGCTGGCTCGGCTGGCTCCAATTTGAATCGCAACACGTTTTTGAAATTCGACGTACGCGCGCTTGCGAACGCGCAAAGCGTCAAACTGAAATTGACGCCCACCAAGGTCGATGGGCCCGCCACGCTGGCTTATGAGTTGGTCAAGGACGACAGTTGGACGGAATCGGGGGTGACCTGGAACAATCAACCCAGTGTGTCGGGAACGGTCATCGCGAACGTCAATGGGTATGCAGTTGGCCAACCGATTGTTATCGATGTGACCAGCTTGGTCAGGAACGAAGCCTTGGTTGACGGCACGCTCTCGATACGGATTTCCGACCCCAATGCGGCTGCAAATTACATCGGATTTGGTTCCCGGGAAACCGCGGGCGCGGGGCTGAGGCCTGTATTGGAGTATACGCTGGTTCCAGGGGTGCCTGAGCTTGGGAAGCTCGTGCAGTTGCGGTTTGACGAAACAACCGGCACGACGGCCTTCGATTCGACTGGGCACGGTTGGAACGGGACGTTGCTCAACGGTTCCAACTGGATTTCGGGAACCGATGCGAAACTCAATGGAGCCGTAGCTCTCAATGGGACCAATGGAGGTTTCGTGTCCTTGCCAGCGGGAGTGGTGAATGGGGTAAACGATTTCACCGTGGCGTTTTGGGTGAAATTGAACACGATTTCCACTTGGAGCAGGGTGTTTGATTTCAGCACCGGGAGCACGCAAAACAGCATGTATTTCACACCGCTGACCTCCGGAGGACGTGTTCGCTTTGGTCTGCGAGTCAATGGGAACGCTCAAAATCTGGAGACCCCCGCCGGCTTTCAGTTCCCGACTGGAGCCTGGACCCACGTGGCCGTCACACTGTCGGAAAATACGGCCACGATGTACATTGACGGAGTGGCGGTAGCGACCAATGCCGCCATGACCAACCGTCCTGCCGGGCTGGGATCAACCACTGTGAATTCACTCGGGAAATCCGTTTCTTCGGATCCCTACCTTGATGGCTCGATCGATGAGTTCCAGGTTCATAATATTGCTTTGAGTCCAGCCTTGGTCGCCGCCCTTGCGGCGCCTATTGCCGCTCCAACAAACCTCTTTGCCTCTCCATCTGATTCCAAGGTGGTTTTGACGTGGGATGCGGTGGAAGGAGCAATCAGCTACACGATCAAGCGTGCGACGACAAGCGGAGGACCGTTTGCTGCATTGGGATCAACCGGAACCGCTTCATTTGTTGATACGTCCGCTGTAAATGGGACCAGCTACTATTACGTGGTGACCGCGAACAATAGTGTCACCGAGAGCGCCAATTCTATAGAGAGGTTGGCAATTCCAGCTCCGATGCGCGCGTATTTGCGCTTTGACGACGGGAGCGGGATCACGGCGCTGGACGCTTCTGGAAATGGCTGGCAGGGAACCGTGGTGAACACTCCGATATGGGTGGCTGGCAACGAGGCGAAGATCGGTGGCGCGTTGAAGCTTGCCGCAAGCAGCAACCAGCACGTGACGTTGCCGTCCGGGGTGGTCAACGGTCTCACCGATTTCACCGTCGCCTGCTGGGTCAATCTCAACAGCATTTCAACTTGGTCACGCATTTTTGATTTCAGCACAGGCTCGACGCAAAACAGTATGTACTTGACCCCACGTACGTCGGGAGGAGTTGTGCGGTTTGGTCTCCGGGTCAACGGAAACGCACAAAATATCGAAGGGCCGGCCCCACTGGCGAGTGGCAGGTGGACACATGTAGCGGTTTCCCGTTCGGGAACGACGGCGACGCTTTACGTGGATGGTGTTGCCGTGGCTTCAACGAATTCGATGAGCTTTACCCCTTCCTCTCTTGGCATCACAACGGTCAATTACATCGGACGATCGGTGTCGGCGGATCCATATTTGGATGGGGCCGTGGATGAATTCCGAATTTACGGCAGCGCGCTGAGTGCCCGGGAAATCGGGGCTTTGGCCAATTTGTCTTCTTCCCAACTTGGTGCCGCCGCACCGACGTTTGCCCAGTGGTTGTCCGCTTCTTTCCCGGGGCAGTCTGATTCCTCGATCGTGGGGCCGATTGCAGACCCAGACCATGACGGACAAGTGAATCTCCTGGAGTATTACTTTGGTGGTAATCCTGGGGTAAAGAGCGCCCCTGAGGTCATGAATGGAATGGTGGATGGGAGCGGGAACATTGTCCTTACATACCGGCGATCCAAGAACTTGAGCGGAGTGACGGCGAGCGTGCAAGCATCCGCAGATTGTGTGACGTGGATCGATACCGGGGTGTCTCCTGAGATTGTCAGTGATGGAGGTAGCTACCACGTCCTCCGGGCAACGGTCCCTATGGGAGCGGCAAAGCGGAAGTTCCTGCGGCTCGTGGTGCACAATCCATAGCCTGGAACCGGAGCTGGGTTTGGTTCTTCTTTTCGGTTGCTTGTGAGCACTGGATGCTCACAAGCGGCCTGGGGGGAGGTCCATGTGACAGCCATTGACGGTCCTCTGCCCTTTCAAGACGCAGCTTGAATCCGCTCAAGGATCGTCGCTGGCTTACAGTTGGCTGGCAACAGAGCGGCCATTTCCCCGGCTTTCGTCCCGGGGGAGGCGAGCACGTCCCGTAGGTCGGCATACGATTCATGGCCGCGGTGTATGGCGATTTCCAACAGGGTATGGATCACCGCGCTGCTGGCTCTTGCGACCTTGCCGAAGAGCCAGTTCTTTTTGGCGATCGACGTGGCGTGAATGGCATTTCCGGTGAGGTTGCTATTCACCTCGACTTGGCCGTAGTGGACGAAGACTTCCGCTTGGGTCGGAGGGCGAGGATGTAATCGATCTCGTCGAGTAAATTCGCCGGAACTTCAGGCGTGATGAGCCCGAGGCCGATAGCGGGCAGCCGCTGCGGTTGGCGTTCTTGCTTGGATTCGAGGGGGAAAGCGACAGAGTCAGGCGAAGCCGCTTGCGACAGCCGGTCCCGAATTTCCTTATGCAGCAGCGGAAGCTGTTGGAGAAGCGCTTTTACGGCGTCGGCCCGCCAGCTCGTCCGCCATTTCCAGCGTGGCACGCTTGTTCAGCCTGTAGGCCAGCAGCAGTGCGGTGCAGAGCGCGAACATCACGCCAACCGCGAGGGTGGAGGTCACGTGGTAGCCGGTCACGGCGTCCGCGGCCTCTGGGTGCTTCGTGTCGTAGTGGAAGACCCCGGCCATGATCCACAGGAACGAGGCTGAGCCGAGCGCGAGGCCCGCCTTCAGGCAGAAGCCGATCGTCGCGAACACCATGCCGGTGAAACGCCGGCCGGTGATCAGCTCCGAGTAGTCGGCGACGTCCGCATAGATCGCCCAGATCAACGGCACCGTCGGCGCATAGACCAGCGAGCCCAGAACCGTAAGCGCCAGCATGCCGGTGACCTGGTCCGGCTTGAGCAGGTAGAACGCGAAGGCGTTCACCGCGGAAAGCGCGAACCCGGCCACGGCCACCGCCTTCTTTCCGAAGCGGCGAGCGAAGGAGGCGGAGGCCAGGATGCCGAGGATCATGGTCAGGGTGCCGATCATGTTCGCGAGGCTGTTGAAGACGTCGGCGATGTTCGAGGCGGCGAGGTTGTCGCGGGTGCCGTGGACGATGTAGCCCAGCGATTCCAGCAGGCCGCCGGGTTTCGGCGCGCCCTCCGCCAGCGCGGGCGCGGTCAGGCCGAGCCGCGCCAAGAAGTCGAACATCGCCGCCTTGTCCGTGAACTGGTGGTAGTAACTGTAGAGCGCGCCGCCGCGGAACGAGAGGATGGCGAAGTGGACCAGCGTCATCAGCGCCATCACCCGCCACGGGCCGTTCCTGAGCAGGTCCACGAAGTCCTGCTTCGGCGGCGTGTGGGTTTCCGCCACCGGCTGGATGCGCTCGCGGGAGGTGAAAAATGTAACCAGGAACAGCACCAGGCACACCACCGCCCAGATCGTCATCGTGACCTGCCAGCCGTGCTGGCGGTCATGGCCCTCCGAGAACCGCGCCACCAGTGGCAGGGTGAAGCCGCCGACGATGAACTGGGCGATGTTCACCGCGATGAAGCGGAACGAGTTCAACTTCGCGCGCTCGTTCAGGTCCGCCGTGATCACGCCTCCGAGCGCCGAATACGGCATGTTGTTCATCGAGTAGAGCGTCATCAGCAGCATGTTGGTGATGACGGCGTAGGCCACCAGCGGACCGGCCTTCCAGCCGGACGGGGTGGTGTAGGCCAGCACCATGACCACGGCCCACGGCACGGCGGTCCACAGGATCCACGGCCGGAACTTCCCCCAGCGGGTGTTCGTCCGGTCCGCTAGCACGCCCATGATCGGATCGAAGATCGCGTCCCACAGCCGCGGCCACAGCAGCACCGAGGCGGCCGCGCTGGCCGTGAGCCCGAACACGTCCGTGTAGAAGTTGAGCTGGAACAGGATCATCGTCATGAAGACGAAGTTCGCGGCGGCATCCGCCGCGCTGTAGCCGGCCTTCTCGATGAAGGTGAGTTTCGGGGTGCTCATGCGTGGTTTTTTGAGGGTTTTTCGTGAGATTGGCAGGAGGGGTAGCGCCGCGGAGGGGGCATTGGGTCCAAGTGGAGGACTGGATTTCGGGGCGCGCGGCGAGCCGGCATTTATCGAGGGTGGAAATCGTCGGAAGGCAGGTCTGCTGCAAAGGTGATTCGGAATTTAGCGCGTCCTAGGCAAGCTGGAAATGAAACGGTTAATCAGGCGAGCCCATATTTGACACTCGTTCGAGCTCAAGGAGGATAAATAGGGGTGGCGAAGTTTACCTCTTTTGGGGATATTTTGGGTCCATTTTGCGAATCCCCAAGAGCGGTGAAGCTTGGGAGCTGTATTAATCGTTTGATTTTCGGCTTGTGCCGGGAGGCTGAAAAAGGCAATGGTCTGGAGGTGGCCGATGGCAACACCACAGCATGCGCGTATGATGGAATGGCGGAGATTCTCTTGGGCCATTGAGAAAAAGAGCGCGGGATGTTGGGGTGGCGCTGACGCCCCCTTCCCGGAGGGTTAGGCGAAGTCGCCTGTCCCACTGGATCTCCCCAAAGCCGGAACGGTCCACTTTTCAATACGCGTAATCAGCTCACCTTCTCTGTTGATTTTGGCAATGAGTTCCTTTCGTCGAGTGACCATCAAGGACATCGCGCAGAGCGTGGGGCTCAGTACGGCGGCCGTGTCGCAGGCGTTGCGACCTCATCCGAATTCGAACATCAAACTACAGGCCGAGACCGTGGAGCGGGTCAAATCCGCTGCAGAAAAGCTGAATTATCAACCGCATTCCGGAGCACGTTCGATCAGGTCGAATAGTTTCAATTCGATTGGCTATTTCACCGCGAAAACCGGTCAGTTTACCAATACCCCGCAAGGATACATGGCGGGTGTCCACGACGTGGCTGAAGAACAGGGATTTCGGATCACAATGATCCGGTTGCCCCGTACTCTTGATGACATCAGCCAGGCGATGCCGAGTGTGTTCACCGAGCGGAACCTCGATGCCCTGGTCATCGAGAGCTACAACGAACTCGCCGATCAGATTTACAAGCGCATTCAGGCCAGCAATATGCCGGTCGTCTTTGTCAATGATCGCCACGAGACGAATTCGGTGTACGTGGACGATGAGTGGGGTGCTATTCAGCTCACCAACTACCTCATATCGAAGGGCTACAAGAGGATCGCCTTCATCCAACGCCAGACTCTCGGCGGGCCGCCCACGGAGCGGATGCATCATAGCGCTGTTGATCGGGAGGCTGGGTACCGCAAGGCGATGACCGAGGCCGGACGTCGTCCCGTCTACCACACGGTTCAAACAACCGATGTCGTGGGACTCGATGTGGAGCTCACGAGTGAGGATTGGGCGGTGATCATGCGGCACGATGCCGTCATTGCCTACGACGACGATTTGGCCAATTTGATTTGTCGGACAGCCTACGACCGCAATGTGCGCGTCCCGGACGCCTTGGCGGTTGCTGGGTTTAACGGCGATTACGCGTCATTGTGTGCGTGGCAGAGGCTCACCACCATGCGAATTCCCTCGTACGAGATGGGGCGGAAGGCGGCGGAAATGACTTTTGAACTGGTGCGTGGAGGTCCCGACATCAGTCGTCCGTCGGTTGCGGTCCGCCCCATTTTGGTTCCTGGCCAAACAGCCTGATGTTCTGACCTAGAACGCTCTCTCCTACACAAGCATTTGCTCTATTTCTAATTAAACGTATCATTTATCAGTATGCAGCAACACCCTGCCACGATTCACAATCCGGTTCTCCGCGGCTTCAATCCAGATCCTTCGATCCTCCGGGTGGGCGATGACTATTACATTGCCACTTCGACCTTCGAATGGTTTCCAGGGGTCCAGATTCATCATTCGCGCGATCTCCAAAACTGGCGGCTACTGACCCGAGTGCTCGACCGGCCTAGCCAGCTTGACATGGTGGGGAATCCGGATTCCGGGGGCATATGGGCACCCTGCCTTACCTTCGCCGATGGGCTATTTCACCTCATTTATACGGATGTAAAATACTGGAAACGTGAGCCTTACAAGATTGCATACAACTATATGGTGACGGCTGCCCAGATCACCGGCCCTTGGTCCGATCCGGTGTTTCTGAACAGCAGCGGATTTGATCCTTCACTCTTTCACGACGACGATGGGCGCAAGTGGCTCCTCAACATGGTTTGGGACCACCGAAAGCGGAACAATCGCTTTGCTGGAATTTTGCTCC comes from Luteolibacter sp. LG18 and encodes:
- a CDS encoding glycoside hydrolase family 98 domain-containing protein gives rise to the protein MLLLIMVISHPGASGQTASAMRRPISPQQPMWLVHIDTWNYPDPQKIIALIPQDIRPYVVMNISISISHNTTTGQFQVAEYGYEVAKSWMRACAENGMWTMIQQSSGGLHQFPESDLTIYEEFFRDYPNFLGFNYAEHFWGFDDPNDPASAPWTARMTHLANLLNLTAKYGGYLVMSWCGNQYSPNINPIGMLKRSSAFAQACRDHTENFILCEKYTTVAYQFDKESTCLGAYLSGYSGQYGVRYDNSGWTDYQGNNTNLTEDQKFTLASGGAPHLEHMMLTGETVIDGPEIIWMNCFKELSSTSIDNGYTARRWGTFACFDNVMVDMFRKVLDGTVRIPSRQEVIDRTKVVVVNNVNSGGNDAIYSSPDTLFEGLYRMEGDGGYLDGNYQNNKSFFKKTGRYPTIPTVYLLDDAAANSFQVKINKSTYATRWPTIAAKQAELNSLFPSEYTGDLYAGRLENGWVTYNPYKTNQSASGSIPFKYNTCDHMDLTYSRYTSGVIKEYANKVTFYLTNYQNEIDTSLKTDTIKIYGATSEPTWSYTDRASHQASVVTKSWTGGILTLTVQHNGALDLTVNCSGAGTGRLTAYTPAVLTPPAAPLAYPGIRQYEAECFDYKNITGITTSAYAGSIRNYTGQGYLQFGNGSTAAVRDAVTAPKAGTYRLETRYAVTTGNIGSVDLYVNGTKVATPLFNQTATLSDWAVHKQAITLNAGSNTIEFRANATGGGSLYFDSIAIVPTAYDGGVVIQENKTGFVGVDGTVDSDNAGFTGDGFANTIDAAGAGIDWSVCLDGSPVKAFRFRYASLSDTTADLSVNGSNVASSIQFPATGSLSSWDYVTVHVAAGEGISNVRLQATTSTGLPNIDYVEVIGGGTTPIQSIEPSADAYVRAGGDAGSNFGTSAELVVKNAGSAGSNLNRNTFLKFDVRALANAQSVKLKLTPTKVDGPATLAYELVKDDSWTESGVTWNNQPSVSGTVIANVNGYAVGQPIVIDVTSLVRNEALVDGTLSIRISDPNAAANYIGFGSRETAGAGLRPVLEYTLVPGVPELGKLVQLRFDETTGTTAFDSTGHGWNGTLLNGSNWISGTDAKLNGAVALNGTNGGFVSLPAGVVNGVNDFTVAFWVKLNTISTWSRVFDFSTGSTQNSMYFTPLTSGGRVRFGLRVNGNAQNLETPAGFQFPTGAWTHVAVTLSENTATMYIDGVAVATNAAMTNRPAGLGSTTVNSLGKSVSSDPYLDGSIDEFQVHNIALSPALVAALAAPIAAPTNLFASPSDSKVVLTWDAVEGAISYTIKRATTSGGPFAALGSTGTASFVDTSAVNGTSYYYVVTANNSVTESANSIERLAIPAPMRAYLRFDDGSGITALDASGNGWQGTVVNTPIWVAGNEAKIGGALKLAASSNQHVTLPSGVVNGLTDFTVACWVNLNSISTWSRIFDFSTGSTQNSMYLTPRTSGGVVRFGLRVNGNAQNIEGPAPLASGRWTHVAVSRSGTTATLYVDGVAVASTNSMSFTPSSLGITTVNYIGRSVSADPYLDGAVDEFRIYGSALSAREIGALANLSSSQLGAAAPTFAQWLSASFPGQSDSSIVGPIADPDHDGQVNLLEYYFGGNPGVKSAPEVMNGMVDGSGNIVLTYRRSKNLSGVTASVQASADCVTWIDTGVSPEIVSDGGSYHVLRATVPMGAAKRKFLRLVVHNP
- a CDS encoding glycoside-pentoside-hexuronide (GPH):cation symporter, yielding MSTPKLTFIEKAGYSAADAAANFVFMTMILFQLNFYTDVFGLTASAAASVLLWPRLWDAIFDPIMGVLADRTNTRWGKFRPWILWTAVPWAVVMVLAYTTPSGWKAGPLVAYAVITNMLLMTLYSMNNMPYSALGGVITADLNERAKLNSFRFIAVNIAQFIVGGFTLPLVARFSEGHDRQHGWQVTMTIWAVVCLVLFLVTFFTSRERIQPVAETHTPPKQDFVDLLRNGPWRVMALMTLVHFAILSFRGGALYSYYHQFTDKAAMFDFLARLGLTAPALAEGAPKPGGLLESLGYIVHGTRDNLAASNIADVFNSLANMIGTLTMILGILASASFARRFGKKAVAVAGFALSAVNAFAFYLLKPDQVTGMLALTVLGSLVYAPTVPLIWAIYADVADYSELITGRRFTGMVFATIGFCLKAGLALGSASFLWIMAGVFHYDTKHPEAADAVTGYHVTSTLAVGVMFALCTALLLAYRLNKRATLEMADELAGRRRKSASPTASAAA
- a CDS encoding LacI family DNA-binding transcriptional regulator, encoding MTIKDIAQSVGLSTAAVSQALRPHPNSNIKLQAETVERVKSAAEKLNYQPHSGARSIRSNSFNSIGYFTAKTGQFTNTPQGYMAGVHDVAEEQGFRITMIRLPRTLDDISQAMPSVFTERNLDALVIESYNELADQIYKRIQASNMPVVFVNDRHETNSVYVDDEWGAIQLTNYLISKGYKRIAFIQRQTLGGPPTERMHHSAVDREAGYRKAMTEAGRRPVYHTVQTTDVVGLDVELTSEDWAVIMRHDAVIAYDDDLANLICRTAYDRNVRVPDALAVAGFNGDYASLCAWQRLTTMRIPSYEMGRKAAEMTFELVRGGPDISRPSVAVRPILVPGQTA